A portion of the Nitrospira sp. genome contains these proteins:
- a CDS encoding Crp/Fnr family transcriptional regulator, with amino-acid sequence MSKLPKKSPIPPTVDWSNTGSYAGLNQIPLLKILNVQDRQKVLDEMTETRYGKGQYIFREGDPTEYFHIVKEGSVKCVKSSLDGKECTLKVLMPGDLFCCDAATFDGAYHPGTAQPMGDVSVLRMRKEAYFKMLRANPDAAMEVIRYLGNRLNEAQEKAKVLALDRADQRLAALLVNLAERSGVQETAGIRVTVRLTRQDMANLVGVSTETAIRIMARFKKDRLVSGTATRLVIRDLAKLKILAST; translated from the coding sequence TTGTCGAAGCTGCCAAAGAAATCGCCAATACCGCCAACCGTTGACTGGTCCAATACCGGTTCCTATGCCGGGTTGAATCAGATTCCCCTCCTCAAGATTCTCAACGTCCAGGACCGTCAAAAGGTCCTGGACGAAATGACGGAAACCCGTTACGGCAAGGGGCAGTATATATTCCGCGAGGGCGATCCGACCGAGTACTTCCATATTGTGAAGGAAGGTTCGGTCAAATGCGTCAAATCGTCCCTCGATGGAAAAGAGTGCACCCTAAAAGTCCTCATGCCGGGCGACCTCTTCTGCTGCGACGCCGCGACGTTCGACGGGGCCTATCATCCGGGCACCGCTCAGCCCATGGGTGATGTCAGCGTGCTGCGTATGCGAAAAGAGGCCTATTTCAAGATGCTCCGCGCCAATCCGGACGCCGCGATGGAGGTGATCCGCTACCTCGGCAACCGGCTCAATGAGGCCCAGGAAAAGGCCAAGGTGCTCGCGCTCGACCGCGCCGACCAACGGTTGGCGGCCTTACTCGTGAATCTGGCCGAGCGGAGCGGTGTTCAGGAGACGGCTGGAATTCGAGTCACCGTCCGGCTCACGCGTCAGGACATGGCGAACCTGGTGGGGGTCAGCACCGAAACCGCCATCCGCATCATGGCGCGATTCAAGAAGGATCGTCTGGTATCCGGGACGGCTACTCGCCTGGTCATCCGCGATCTTGCCAAGCTCAAAATCCTCGCTTCCACGTAA
- a CDS encoding multicopper oxidase domain-containing protein, which translates to MQEQVRNNRQGRSRCQTASLLGLALGIVASMAVPVQAKTHDVQMTAVETDIVIDGGGEKYAAWTFNGQFPGPVVRVTEGDTINFTLTNPATNKNPHAMDFHAAEIDFLKNYRAVNAGESISFTFVAKKPGVFFYHCGAPPMIQHVARGMFGAIIVDPKDAHVWPKADREYVLVQSEYYKNPNDVQAMFDRKYDGVMFNGGIFKYHPFVTGGGKLDAKPGERVRIYFVNAGPNEFSSFHPIGEIWDNVYESGNPANNLKGVQTYVVGPGSAATFDVVVESAGAYPLVTHSLTGALRGAIAVLLAGPDAKPAPLMPMVPWELPAK; encoded by the coding sequence ATGCAAGAGCAGGTACGAAACAACAGACAAGGCCGCAGTCGGTGCCAGACCGCGTCTTTGTTAGGATTGGCGTTGGGGATCGTCGCGAGTATGGCCGTTCCCGTCCAGGCCAAGACGCACGATGTCCAGATGACGGCGGTGGAAACCGACATCGTCATCGATGGCGGCGGGGAAAAGTATGCGGCGTGGACCTTCAACGGCCAGTTTCCAGGGCCGGTCGTTCGCGTGACCGAGGGAGACACGATTAACTTCACCCTGACGAATCCGGCGACTAACAAAAATCCGCATGCGATGGATTTTCACGCAGCGGAAATCGATTTCTTGAAAAATTATCGAGCCGTCAATGCCGGTGAGAGCATCAGCTTCACCTTCGTGGCCAAGAAGCCGGGAGTGTTTTTCTACCACTGCGGGGCGCCACCGATGATTCAACATGTCGCGCGCGGCATGTTCGGCGCGATCATCGTCGATCCGAAGGATGCGCATGTGTGGCCGAAAGCCGATCGTGAATATGTCCTGGTGCAGTCGGAGTACTACAAGAATCCGAACGATGTGCAGGCCATGTTTGACCGGAAGTACGACGGGGTCATGTTCAACGGCGGCATCTTCAAATATCACCCGTTCGTGACCGGCGGTGGGAAATTGGATGCCAAGCCGGGTGAGCGCGTGCGCATCTATTTCGTCAATGCGGGACCGAACGAGTTTTCCTCGTTCCACCCCATCGGCGAGATTTGGGACAACGTGTATGAAAGCGGCAATCCAGCAAATAACCTGAAGGGCGTGCAGACGTATGTCGTGGGTCCCGGCAGCGCCGCCACCTTTGATGTGGTCGTGGAATCCGCGGGTGCCTATCCGCTGGTGACCCACTCACTGACAGGTGCATTGCGCGGAGCGATTGCGGTGTTGCTGGCAGGGCCGGATGCGAAACCGGCGCCGCTGATGCCGATGGTGCCGTGGGAATTGCCGGCGAAGTAG